From the Candidatus Delongbacteria bacterium genome, one window contains:
- a CDS encoding FlgD immunoglobulin-like domain containing protein, translating into MKRMFQLLVCAALLALPALTLAQNAPVTFEPGGVGATWTWTVFENATNPPVQLVANPAVGGLNPSATVARFTALQAGQPWAGCESLHGSDIGTFSLSESNCTVRILVYKSVISNVGIKFATASGAAEVELLQANTLINQWEELTFDFSPRIGNPPSTNIDQIIIFPDYDMGGRDADRVVYFDNITFSERLIPAGPEQPAPTPLHAASGVISLFSNAYSNVTVNTWSAAWDQAEVSNVQIQGNDAKLYTNLTYAGIEFTAPTIDATEMTHFHMDIWTHDPTAAPAEFSIKLVDFGANGVWNGGGDDVEHELTFTAASTPALVSDAWVSFDLPLADFTGLVTTGHLAQLVLTSDPNSVYVDNVYFHNNDVAVDGPAVRPAAHVLQPNVPNPFNPSSSLRFTLAAAGHVNLDVYDLQGRRIRSLLDAPRPAGAQQLEWDGRDGRGMAVASGVYLSRLTVDGVPVDSRRLLLIK; encoded by the coding sequence ATGAAGAGGATGTTCCAACTGCTGGTCTGCGCCGCTCTGCTGGCGCTGCCCGCCCTGACCCTGGCGCAGAACGCGCCCGTCACCTTCGAGCCGGGGGGCGTCGGCGCCACCTGGACCTGGACGGTGTTCGAAAACGCCACCAACCCGCCGGTCCAGCTGGTCGCCAACCCGGCCGTGGGCGGCCTCAACCCGTCGGCCACCGTGGCCCGCTTCACGGCTCTCCAGGCCGGCCAGCCCTGGGCCGGCTGCGAGAGCCTGCACGGCTCCGACATCGGCACCTTCAGCCTCAGCGAGTCCAACTGCACGGTGCGGATTCTCGTCTACAAATCCGTCATCAGCAACGTGGGCATCAAGTTCGCCACGGCCTCGGGTGCGGCCGAAGTCGAGCTGCTGCAGGCCAACACCCTGATCAACCAGTGGGAGGAGCTGACCTTCGACTTCTCGCCGCGCATCGGCAATCCCCCCTCCACCAACATCGACCAGATCATCATTTTCCCCGACTACGACATGGGCGGCCGCGACGCGGACCGCGTGGTGTACTTCGACAACATCACCTTCTCGGAGCGCCTGATCCCGGCCGGCCCGGAGCAGCCCGCGCCCACGCCCCTCCACGCCGCCAGCGGCGTCATCTCGCTGTTCAGCAACGCCTACAGCAATGTCACCGTGAACACCTGGTCGGCGGCCTGGGACCAGGCGGAAGTCTCCAATGTCCAGATCCAGGGCAACGACGCGAAGCTCTACACCAACCTGACCTACGCCGGCATCGAGTTCACCGCGCCGACCATCGACGCCACGGAGATGACCCACTTCCACATGGACATCTGGACCCATGATCCCACCGCGGCCCCGGCGGAGTTCTCCATCAAGCTGGTGGACTTCGGCGCCAACGGCGTCTGGAACGGCGGCGGGGACGACGTGGAGCACGAACTGACCTTCACGGCCGCCAGCACGCCGGCGCTGGTAAGCGACGCCTGGGTGAGTTTCGACCTGCCGCTGGCGGACTTCACCGGCCTGGTGACCACCGGCCACCTGGCCCAGCTGGTGCTCACCAGCGACCCCAACAGCGTGTACGTGGACAACGTCTATTTCCACAATAACGACGTGGCCGTGGACGGTCCGGCCGTGCGGCCCGCCGCCCACGTGCTGCAGCCCAACGTGCCCAATCCCTTCAACCCCTCCTCCTCCCTGCGCTTCACGCTGGCCGCGGCCGGCCACGTCAACCTGGACGTGTACGATCTGCAGGGCCGGCGGATCCGCAGCCTGCTGGACGCCCCGCGTCCGGCCGGCGCGCAGCAGCTGGAGTGGGACGGCCGGGACGGGCGCGGCATGGCCGTGGCCTCCGGCGTCTACCTGAGCCGGTTGACGGTGGACGGAGTCCCCGTGGACAGCCGGCGCCTGCTCCTGATCAAGTAA
- a CDS encoding T9SS type A sorting domain-containing protein: MNQPRVMPGVGRLLIAAAAWLLSTGTCSAQLGELLWEDQFDSLDNWMTVTGNGAWGWGNGELQFYRGENVQLVELPGEPGNHALRITARAESGPGIVDQWGNPLAYTSGKLTTEARVAVQYGMIEARVRVPDLDLGGWPALWLLGTANYAWPRCGELDLMEMGHRQAFRDLHDTHNGGDGSNTAGVNEAVAANALFYSEAAVTPENPSGAASLAWDPQDEFCRPYYNLQNPLSGRFLVYRLYWDEASLRYTVIDDGVERDLFETPFAIDEESDELRAPFNLIVNLAIGGALTDAYQLGNPGGGLPASLPLPAELFVDYVRVYQWNGQGEVRLGPPAAQGGTFGVYTDTTPTDGHLVVGETAEIYVWESTLTEGSLEPYEGENGLSWTTAGLGWFGAGIMAIQPLNLFAFGDGALCFRIRIPAHVTFKIGIIDSWGNQSYVEFPAQQTRHGLVRDGQWGQACIPVDLLRGEFIDLRLLSYAFVILEEQGTACEFALDDIVWTGGETSLVDEPESGAAPGLYLRGNQPNPFNPRTTIRYELPRAARVQLEIFSLDGGWVTTLVQAEQGPGSHAVDWQPAGLASGVYLYRLQVDGTAEVGKCVLLK, from the coding sequence GTGAACCAGCCAAGGGTGATGCCTGGAGTCGGGCGGCTGCTGATCGCGGCGGCGGCCTGGCTTCTCTCCACGGGGACCTGTTCCGCGCAGCTGGGCGAGCTGCTCTGGGAAGACCAGTTCGACAGCCTGGACAATTGGATGACGGTCACGGGCAACGGCGCCTGGGGCTGGGGCAACGGCGAGCTGCAATTCTATCGCGGCGAGAACGTCCAGCTCGTGGAGCTGCCCGGCGAGCCGGGGAATCACGCCCTGCGCATCACGGCGCGGGCGGAGTCCGGCCCGGGCATCGTGGACCAGTGGGGCAACCCGCTGGCCTACACCTCGGGCAAGCTGACCACCGAGGCGCGCGTGGCGGTCCAGTACGGCATGATCGAGGCCCGCGTGCGCGTGCCCGACCTGGATCTGGGCGGCTGGCCCGCGCTCTGGCTGCTGGGCACGGCGAACTACGCCTGGCCGCGCTGCGGCGAGCTGGACCTGATGGAAATGGGCCACCGCCAGGCCTTCCGCGACCTGCACGACACCCACAACGGCGGCGACGGGTCCAACACGGCCGGCGTGAACGAGGCGGTGGCCGCCAATGCCCTGTTCTACTCGGAGGCGGCGGTCACCCCCGAGAATCCCTCCGGGGCCGCCAGCCTGGCCTGGGACCCGCAGGACGAGTTCTGCCGGCCCTACTACAACCTGCAGAACCCCTTGAGCGGGCGCTTCCTGGTCTACCGCCTCTACTGGGACGAGGCGAGTCTGCGCTACACGGTCATCGACGACGGCGTCGAGCGCGACCTCTTCGAAACCCCCTTCGCCATCGACGAGGAGTCGGATGAGCTGCGCGCCCCCTTCAACCTGATCGTCAACCTGGCCATCGGCGGTGCCCTGACCGACGCCTACCAACTGGGCAATCCGGGCGGCGGCCTGCCCGCGTCGCTGCCCCTGCCGGCCGAGTTGTTCGTGGACTACGTCCGGGTGTACCAGTGGAACGGACAGGGCGAGGTGCGGCTGGGTCCGCCCGCGGCCCAGGGCGGAACCTTCGGCGTCTACACCGACACCACGCCCACCGACGGCCACCTGGTGGTGGGGGAGACGGCCGAGATCTACGTCTGGGAGTCCACCCTGACCGAGGGCAGCCTCGAACCCTACGAGGGGGAGAACGGCCTGTCGTGGACCACGGCCGGCCTGGGCTGGTTCGGCGCGGGGATCATGGCCATCCAGCCGCTCAACCTGTTCGCCTTCGGCGACGGCGCGCTCTGCTTCCGGATCCGGATCCCGGCCCATGTCACTTTCAAGATCGGGATCATCGACTCCTGGGGGAACCAGTCCTACGTGGAGTTCCCCGCCCAGCAGACGCGCCACGGGCTGGTCCGTGACGGCCAGTGGGGCCAGGCCTGCATCCCGGTGGACCTGCTGCGCGGCGAGTTCATCGACCTGCGCCTGTTGAGCTACGCCTTCGTGATCCTGGAGGAGCAGGGCACGGCCTGCGAGTTCGCCCTGGACGACATCGTCTGGACGGGCGGCGAGACCAGCCTGGTGGACGAGCCGGAGAGCGGCGCGGCCCCGGGCCTTTACCTGCGGGGCAACCAGCCCAACCCCTTCAATCCGCGCACCACCATCCGCTACGAGTTGCCGCGGGCGGCCCGTGTCCAGCTCGAGATCTTCAGCCTGGACGGCGGTTGGGTGACCACTCTCGTGCAGGCGGAGCAGGGCCCGGGCAGCCACGCGGTGGACTGGCAGCCCGCGGGCCTCGCCTCGGGCGTCTATCTCTACCGGCTGCAAGTGGACGGCACAGCGGAGGTGGGAAAGTGCGTGCTGCTCAAGTGA
- a CDS encoding glycoside hydrolase family 16 protein, which yields MRAAQVIRLGLLAQGLLALAGPARGLVAPLARLEAGAGGQVVLDWSPVPGADHYLIHSRSAPAGPAQLLASVTAGPYLHAAGAGRLFFTVTAAGGIPAWPLGPAPVSAHPAADVISLFSDAYPDVPVDSWSAPWDQADVQEVQLAGDATLLFTNLTFSGSEFVTHAIDATGLTHFHFDLWTPDPTAPPAAFRVKLVDFGANGLYGGGDDSESELALDAGSSPPLASGCWLGYSLPLAQFGGLASRAHLAQLLFSGDPDSVFVDNLYFLRDAGWSPPTEPEGPAPLPTRDASRVLSLFSDAYADLQVDSWSAAWDQAEVEERQLAGEPVKRYSGLGYAGIEFVSQPVDAGSMTHLHLDLWTAEPTAPPAELRIKLVDFGANGVWDGGGDDREHELAFHSQSTPPLQRGSWSGLDIPLAAFTGLTTRRHLAQLILSGSLDTLWLDNPYFFNHCDPWTPPAAAASASLCAASESRELELVWQDEFNGPAGQPPDPAKWDYDVGTGWGNAQLEYDTNRPANAALDGAGCLNLVARREDYQGSAYTSARLVTRGRFEPTWGRVEARLRLPVGQGIWPAFWLLGADIGQVSWPQCGEIDIMEYRGQQPDLNHGSVHGPGYSGGGCFTNSFQLPGAGFHQDFHVFRVDWSAESIEWFVDDQSYGIVRPADLAGPWVFDHPFYLILNLAVGGSFVGAPDECTIFPQTLSVDWVRVSQELR from the coding sequence GTGCGTGCTGCTCAAGTGATCCGCCTGGGCCTGCTGGCCCAGGGACTGTTGGCGCTGGCCGGCCCCGCCCGGGGGCTGGTGGCGCCGCTGGCCCGGCTCGAGGCCGGCGCGGGCGGACAGGTGGTGCTCGACTGGTCGCCCGTGCCCGGGGCCGACCACTACCTGATCCACTCTCGCAGCGCGCCCGCCGGCCCGGCGCAATTGCTGGCCTCCGTCACGGCCGGTCCCTATCTGCACGCGGCGGGCGCCGGCCGGCTCTTCTTCACCGTGACCGCCGCGGGCGGCATCCCGGCCTGGCCCCTGGGACCCGCGCCCGTGTCGGCCCACCCGGCGGCGGACGTGATCAGCTTGTTCAGCGACGCCTACCCCGACGTGCCGGTGGACAGCTGGTCCGCCCCCTGGGACCAGGCGGACGTGCAGGAGGTGCAGCTCGCCGGGGACGCGACCCTGCTCTTCACCAACCTGACCTTCTCCGGCAGCGAGTTTGTCACCCACGCCATCGACGCCACGGGCCTGACGCATTTCCACTTCGACCTGTGGACGCCCGACCCCACCGCGCCGCCGGCGGCCTTCCGGGTCAAGCTGGTGGACTTCGGTGCCAACGGGCTCTACGGCGGTGGCGACGACTCCGAGTCCGAGCTGGCCCTGGACGCCGGCTCGAGCCCGCCGCTGGCCTCGGGCTGCTGGCTGGGCTACAGCCTGCCCCTGGCGCAGTTCGGCGGGCTGGCCTCCCGGGCCCACCTGGCCCAGCTGCTGTTCTCGGGGGATCCCGACTCGGTCTTCGTGGACAACCTCTACTTCCTGCGGGACGCCGGCTGGTCACCGCCCACGGAGCCGGAGGGCCCGGCCCCCCTGCCCACGCGGGACGCCAGCCGGGTGCTGTCGCTGTTCAGCGACGCCTACGCCGACCTGCAGGTGGACAGTTGGTCGGCGGCCTGGGATCAGGCCGAGGTGGAAGAGCGGCAGCTGGCCGGCGAGCCGGTCAAGCGCTACTCGGGGCTGGGCTATGCAGGCATCGAGTTCGTCAGCCAGCCCGTGGACGCGGGCTCCATGACCCACCTGCACCTGGACCTCTGGACGGCGGAGCCCACCGCGCCGCCCGCCGAGCTGCGGATCAAGCTGGTGGACTTCGGCGCCAACGGCGTCTGGGACGGCGGCGGCGACGACCGCGAGCACGAGCTGGCCTTCCACAGCCAGTCCACCCCGCCGCTGCAGCGCGGGAGCTGGTCGGGTCTGGACATTCCGCTGGCGGCCTTCACGGGCTTGACCACCCGCCGGCATCTGGCCCAGCTCATCCTCTCGGGCAGCCTGGACACCCTCTGGCTGGACAACCCCTACTTCTTCAACCACTGCGACCCCTGGACGCCGCCCGCCGCCGCGGCCAGCGCGTCCCTCTGCGCGGCCTCCGAGAGCCGGGAGCTGGAACTGGTCTGGCAGGACGAGTTCAACGGCCCGGCCGGCCAGCCGCCCGATCCCGCCAAGTGGGACTACGACGTCGGCACCGGCTGGGGCAACGCCCAGCTGGAGTACGACACGAACCGCCCCGCCAACGCGGCGCTGGACGGCGCCGGCTGTCTGAACCTGGTCGCCCGGCGCGAGGACTACCAAGGCAGCGCCTACACTTCGGCGCGCCTGGTGACCCGCGGCCGCTTCGAGCCCACCTGGGGCCGGGTGGAGGCGCGCCTGCGGCTGCCGGTGGGGCAGGGGATCTGGCCCGCCTTCTGGCTGCTGGGGGCGGACATCGGCCAGGTGTCCTGGCCCCAGTGCGGCGAGATCGACATCATGGAGTACCGCGGCCAGCAGCCGGACCTGAACCACGGCAGCGTCCACGGACCGGGCTACTCGGGGGGCGGCTGCTTCACCAACTCCTTCCAGCTGCCGGGCGCGGGCTTCCACCAGGACTTCCACGTCTTCCGCGTGGACTGGAGCGCCGAGTCCATCGAGTGGTTCGTGGACGACCAGTCCTACGGGATCGTCCGGCCGGCGGACCTGGCCGGACCCTGGGTGTTCGACCACCCCTTCTACCTGATCCTCAATCTGGCGGTGGGGGGCTCCTTCGTCGGCGCCCCCGACGAGTGCACGATCTTTCCCCAGACCCTGAGCGTGGACTGGGTGCGGGTCTCCCAGGAGCTTCGCTGA
- a CDS encoding ROK family transcriptional regulator has protein sequence MGLITDDRFGITPSAPNGGSPGSAASAARPLAAPLLKLIWEQRRISRADIARMTGLSRSTVTEAVKDLLRTGLVHETGTGETSGGRRPIMLEFQDDACGILGVDIGATHVGVALTNLRGQVVEWRIQGHPVREDPKGTRALALRLCRECRAAWADGRQLLGIGVGMPCPIDPRQPFLVSEVVMPRWKGRNGLEELRDKLGLPLLVDNDANLGALAEHWWGAGRGVDDFAYIKVATGIGLGHILGGQIYRGSAGVAGEIGHLAIDPHGRPCVCGLKGCLATYAGTAALLDEAVRLLPEYPASALHGGTPDLARIADAAVAGDPLARRVVREAAEYLGITVAGLLNLNNPSVVVLGGGLTRVEEVLLEPLRETVRRRTLVSSISATRIITSQLGPRAVAIGASTLMLDAVFADPTLFHKWPAGRSA, from the coding sequence ATGGGTTTGATCACCGACGACCGGTTCGGCATCACGCCGAGCGCGCCCAACGGCGGCAGTCCGGGCTCAGCCGCCTCCGCGGCGCGCCCGCTGGCGGCGCCGCTGCTCAAGCTGATCTGGGAGCAGCGGCGGATCTCGCGCGCGGACATCGCCCGGATGACCGGTCTCTCCCGCTCCACGGTGACGGAGGCGGTCAAGGACCTGCTGCGCACCGGGCTGGTCCACGAGACCGGCACCGGCGAGACCAGCGGCGGACGCCGCCCCATCATGCTCGAGTTCCAGGATGACGCCTGCGGCATCCTGGGCGTGGACATCGGCGCCACCCACGTGGGCGTGGCGCTCACCAACCTGCGCGGCCAGGTGGTGGAGTGGCGCATCCAGGGGCATCCCGTCCGCGAGGATCCCAAGGGCACGCGCGCGCTGGCCCTGCGCCTGTGCCGGGAGTGCCGCGCCGCCTGGGCGGACGGCCGCCAGCTGCTGGGCATCGGCGTGGGCATGCCCTGTCCCATCGATCCGCGCCAGCCCTTCCTGGTCTCCGAAGTGGTGATGCCGCGCTGGAAGGGCCGCAACGGACTGGAGGAGTTGCGCGACAAGCTGGGCCTGCCGCTCTTGGTGGACAACGACGCCAATCTGGGCGCCCTGGCCGAGCACTGGTGGGGGGCCGGGCGCGGCGTGGACGACTTCGCCTACATCAAGGTCGCCACGGGCATCGGCCTGGGGCACATCCTGGGCGGACAGATCTACCGCGGCTCCGCCGGCGTGGCCGGCGAGATCGGCCACCTGGCCATCGACCCGCACGGCCGCCCCTGCGTCTGCGGTCTCAAGGGCTGCCTGGCCACCTACGCAGGCACCGCCGCCCTGCTGGACGAAGCCGTTCGGCTGCTGCCCGAGTATCCGGCGAGTGCGCTGCACGGCGGCACGCCGGACCTGGCCCGCATCGCGGACGCGGCCGTGGCGGGCGATCCCCTCGCCCGGCGCGTGGTGCGCGAGGCGGCCGAGTACCTGGGGATTACCGTCGCCGGGCTGCTGAACCTCAACAATCCCAGCGTGGTGGTGCTGGGCGGCGGCCTGACGCGGGTGGAGGAGGTGCTGCTGGAGCCCCTACGCGAGACCGTGCGGCGCCGCACGCTCGTGAGTTCGATCTCCGCCACGCGGATCATCACCAGCCAGCTGGGACCGCGTGCCGTGGCCATCGGCGCCTCCACGCTGATGCTGGACGCCGTCTTCGCCGACCCGACCCTGTTCCACAAGTGGCCGGCCGGGAGGAGCGCATGA
- a CDS encoding glycoside hydrolase family 16 protein has translation MTITRRRRSGPRPALGALALLATLAGCSREHDPPAVLDYQLVWQDEFEGPVGEAPDPARWVHDVGTNWGNSQLEYDTERVENAALDGAGHLAITARRESWLGSDYTSARLTTRGLFEPRYGRFEARLRLPSGRGLWPAFWLLGANIGEVSWPHCGEIDIMEARGQLPSINHTSLHGPGYSGGGAVTSSQNLFPLRLDEDFHVYALEWERSTVRWLLDDVVTFEVDAGDLPGDWVFDHPFFLILNVAVGGTFVGPPDAGTVFPQTLLVDWVRVYQQLP, from the coding sequence ATGACCATCACCCGACGCCGGCGATCCGGCCCGCGCCCGGCCCTGGGCGCGCTGGCGCTGCTGGCCACGCTGGCGGGCTGCTCGCGCGAGCACGACCCACCCGCCGTCCTGGACTACCAGCTGGTCTGGCAGGACGAGTTCGAAGGCCCGGTGGGCGAGGCCCCCGACCCGGCCCGCTGGGTCCACGACGTGGGCACCAACTGGGGCAACTCCCAGCTGGAGTACGACACGGAGCGCGTGGAGAACGCCGCCCTGGACGGCGCGGGCCACCTGGCCATCACGGCCCGCCGGGAGAGCTGGCTGGGATCGGACTACACCTCGGCGCGGCTGACCACCCGCGGGCTCTTCGAACCCCGCTACGGACGTTTCGAGGCGCGGCTGCGCCTGCCCTCCGGGCGTGGTCTCTGGCCCGCCTTCTGGCTGCTGGGAGCGAACATCGGCGAGGTGTCCTGGCCGCACTGCGGTGAGATCGACATCATGGAGGCCCGCGGCCAGCTGCCCTCCATCAACCACACCAGCCTGCACGGGCCGGGCTACTCCGGCGGCGGCGCGGTCACCTCCTCCCAGAACCTGTTCCCCCTGCGGCTGGACGAGGACTTCCACGTCTACGCGCTGGAGTGGGAACGCTCCACGGTGCGCTGGCTGCTGGACGACGTCGTCACCTTCGAGGTGGACGCCGGCGACCTGCCCGGCGACTGGGTGTTCGACCACCCCTTCTTTTTGATTCTCAACGTCGCCGTGGGCGGCACCTTCGTCGGGCCTCCCGACGCCGGCACGGTCTTTCCCCAGACCCTGCTGGTGGACTGGGTCCGCGTGTACCAGCAACTTCCCTAA